Proteins found in one Hippopotamus amphibius kiboko isolate mHipAmp2 chromosome 12, mHipAmp2.hap2, whole genome shotgun sequence genomic segment:
- the RBM12 gene encoding RNA-binding protein 12: protein MAVVIRLQGLPIVAGTMDIRHFFSGLTIPDGGVHIVGGELGEAFIVFATDEDARLGMMRTGGTIKGSKVTLLLSSKTEMQNMIELSRRRFETANLDIPPANASRSGPPPSSGMSGRVNLPTTVPNFNNPSPSVVTAATSVHESNKNVQTFSTASIGTAPPNMGASFGSPTFSSTIPSTASPMNTVPPPPIPPIPAMPSLPPMPSIPPIPVPPPVPTLPPVPPVPPIPPVPSVPPMTPLPPISGMPPLNPPPVAPLPAGMNGSGAPMNLNNNLNPVFLGPLNPVNPIQMNSQSSVKPLPINPDDLYVSVHGMPFSAMENDVRDFFHGLRVDAVHLLKDHVGRNNGNGLVKFLSPQDTFEALKRNRMLMIQRYVEVSPATERQWVAAGGHITFKQSIGPSGQTHPPPQTLPRSKSPSGQKRSRSRSPHEAGFCVYLKGLPFEAENKHVIDFFKKLDIVEDSIYIAYGPNGKATGEGFVEFRNESDYKAALCRHKQYMGNRFIQVHPITKKGMLEKIDMIRKRLQNFSYDQREMMLNPEGDVTSAKVCAHITNIPFSITKMDVLQFLEGIPVDENAVHVLVDNNGQGLGQALVQFKNEDDARKSERLHRKKLNGREAFVHVVTLEDMREIEKNPPAQGKKGLKMPVPGNPAVPGIPSVGMPSAGVPNAGMPSAGLPSAGMPNAGMPAAGMPAAGIPAAGMPGAGMPGVGIPGAGGEEHAFLTVGSKEANNGPPFNFPGNFGGSNAFGPPLPPPGLGGAFGDGRPGMPSVGNSGLPGLGLDVPGFGGGPNNLSGPGFGGGPQNFGNGPGSLGGPPGFGSGPPGLGNAPGHLSGPPAFGPGPGPGPGPIHIGGPPGFGSSSGKPGPTIIKVQNMPFTVSIDEILDFFYGYQVIPGSVCLKYNEKGMPTGEAMVAFESRDEATAAVIDLNDRPIGSRKVKLVLG, encoded by the coding sequence ATGGCTGTGGTCATCCGTTTGCAAGGTCTCCCAATTGTGGCGGGGACCATGGACATTCGCCACTTCTTCTCTGGATTGACCATCCCTGATGGGGGCGTGCATATTGTAGGGGGTGAACTGGGTGAGGCTTTCATCGTTTTTGCCACTGATGAAGATGCAAGGCTTGGTATGATGCGCACAGGTGGTACAATTAAAGGGTCAAAAGTAACACTGTTGTTGAGTAGTAAAACGGAAATGCAGAATATGATTGAACTGAGTCGTAGGCGTTTTGAAACTGCCAACTTAGATATACCACCAGCAAATGCTAGTAGATCAGGACCGCCACCTAGTTCAGGAATGAGTGGCAGGGTAAACTTGCCTACGACCGTACCCAACTTTAATAATCCCTCACCCAGTGTAGTTACTGCCGCCACTTCTGTTCATGAAAGCAACAAAAATGTACAGACATTCTCCACAGCCAGCATAGGAACGGCTCCTCCAAATATGGGGGCTTCCTTTGGGAGCCCAACATTTAGCTCAACCATTCCGAGCACAGCCTCTCCAATGAACACAGTCCCACCTCCACCAATTCCGCCAATCCCAGCGATGCCATCTTTGCCACCGATGCCATCCATTCCCCCAATACCAGTTCCTCCTCCGGTACCTACATTGCCTCCTGTGCCTCCTGTGCCCCCAATCCCCCCAGTCCCTTCTGTGCCACCTATGACCCCACTGCCACCCATATCAGGCATGCCACCCTTGAACCCGCCGCCTGTGGCGCCTCTACCTGCTGGAATGAATGGCTCTGGAGCACCTATGAATCTGAACAATAACCTGAACCCTGTGTTTCTGGGTCCATTGAATCCTGTTAACCCTATCCAGATGAACTCTCAAAGCAGTGTGAAACCACTTCCCATCAACCCTGATGATCTGTATGTCAGTGTGCATGGAATGCCCTTTTCTGCAATGGAAAATGATGTCAGAGATTTTTTCCATGGGCTCCGTGTTGATGCAGTGCATTTGTTGAAAGATCATGTAGGTCGAAATAATGGGAATGGATTGGTTAAGTTTCTCTCCCCTCAAGATACATTTGAAGCTTTGAAGCGAAACAGAATGCTGATGATTCAACGCTATGTGGAAGTTAGTCCTGCCACAGAGAGACAGTGGGTAGCTGCTGGAGGCCATATCACGTTTAAGCAAAGTATAGGACCTTCTGGACAAACCCATCCCCCTCCTCAGACACTTCCCAGGTCAAAATCGCCCAGTGGGCAGAAAAGGTCAAGGTCAAGATCACCACATGAGGCTGGTTTTTGTGTTTACTTGAAAGGGCTACCATTTgaagcagaaaacaaacatgtcattgatttttttaaaaagttggataTTGTGGAAGATAGTATTTATATTGCTTATGGACCCAATGGGAAAGCAACAGGTGAAGGCTTCGTAGAGTTCAGGAATGAGTCTGACTATAAGGCTGCTCTGTGTCGTCATAAACAATACATGGGCAATCGCTTTATTCAAGTTCATCCAATTACCAAGAAAGGTATGCTAGAAAAGATAGATATGATTCGAAAAAGACTGCAGAACTTCAGCTATGACCAGAGGGAAATGATGTTAAATCCGGAGGGGGACGTCACCTCTGCCAAAGTCTGTGCCCATATAACAAATATTCCCTTCAGCATTACCAAGATGGATGTGCTCCAGTTCCTAGAAGGAATCCCAGTGGATGAAAACGCTGTACATGTTCTTGTTGATAACAATGGGCAAGGTCTAGGACAGGCATTGGTTcagtttaaaaatgaagatgatgCACGTAAGTCTGAACGCTTACACCGTAAAAAACTTAATGGGAGAGAAGCTTTTGTTCATGTAGTTACTCTAGAAGATATGAGAGAGATTGAGAAAAATCCCCCTGCCCAAGGAAAAAAGGGGTTAAAGATGCCTGTGCCAGGTAATCCTGCAGTTCCAGGAATTCCCAGTGTGGGAATGCCCAGTGCGGGAGTGCCCAATGCAGGAATGCCCAGTGCAGGACTGCCCAGTGCGGGAATGCCCAATGCGGGAATGCCTGCTGCAGGAATGCCTGCTGCAGGAATACCTGCTGCGGGAATGCCTGGTGCTGGAATGCCCGGTGTGGGAATACCCGGTGCAGGAGGTGAAGAGCATGCCTTCTTGACAGTAGGATCTAAGGAGGCCAACAATGGGCCTCCATTTAACTTTCCTGGTAATTTTGGTGGGTCAAATGCCTTTGGACCACCACTCCCTCCTCCAGGATTAGGAGGGGCCTTTGGTGATGGTAGGCCTGGAATGCCTTCAGTTGGAAATAGTGGTTTGCCTGGTCTAGGACTGGATGTACCAGGTTTTGGAGGTGGACCAAATAATTTAAGTGGACCAGGATTTGGAGGGGGCCCTCAGAATTTTGGAAATGGCCCTGGTAGCTTAGGTGGCCCCCCTGGCTTTGGAAGTGGCCCTCCTGGCCTTGGAAATGCCCCTGGGCATTTGAGTGGGCCTCCAGCATTTggtcctggccctggccctggccctggcccaatCCACATTGGTGGTCCTCCTGGCTTTGGATCTAGTTCTGGAAAACCAGGACCAACAATAATTAAAGTACAGAACATGCCCTTCACTGTGTCTATTGATGagattttagatttcttttatgGCTATCAAGTGATCCCAGGTTCAGTGTgtttaaaatacaatgaaaaaggTATGCCCACAGGCGAAGCTATGGTGGCTTTTGAATCTCGGGATGAAGCCACAGCTGCTGTCATTGACTTAAATGACAGACCTATTGGCTCTAGGAAAGTAAAACTTGTATTAGGGTAG